In Clostridiisalibacter paucivorans DSM 22131, the following proteins share a genomic window:
- a CDS encoding tagaturonate reductase, translated as MKLSKELCKNYKKYPEKILQFGEGNFIRSFVDWMVDDMNCKGLFNGSAVVIQPRKRDRVTVLNNQDGLFTLYLNGIKDGEAKSTHKIINAISRGINTYTDYDEFLKVAENPELRIITSNTTEAGIAFDEDDELTDRPQTSFPGKLTAFLYHRYKSFNGDNNKGFIILPCELIDKNGQKLKEIILKYAEKWHLDKGFIDWINNANTFCNTLVDRIVPGYPKDKIDKITEELGYEDALVAEGEVFHLWVIEGPKWIKDEFPVDKAGLNVLVVDDMTPYRTRKVRILNGAHTSMVPVGYLYGLETVKEAVEDEVIGKFVKKAIFEDIIPTLDLSEKELTDFANDVLDRFKNPYIKHRLISISLNSMSKYKTRVLPSVFKYKEIKGALPNRLVFSLAALIRFYKGEINGEHIDLSDNEDILQLYKGLWGNYDGTKEYLEKIVEEVLAYEKNWDMDLNNVDGLKEMVLEYLVDIEKKGITEAVKELMSNS; from the coding sequence ATGAAATTAAGTAAAGAACTTTGCAAGAATTATAAAAAATATCCAGAAAAAATTCTTCAATTTGGAGAAGGAAACTTTATAAGGTCCTTTGTGGATTGGATGGTAGATGATATGAATTGCAAAGGATTATTTAATGGAAGTGCAGTAGTAATTCAACCCAGAAAAAGAGACAGAGTTACAGTGCTTAACAATCAAGATGGATTATTTACATTATATCTAAATGGCATTAAAGATGGAGAAGCCAAAAGTACACATAAGATAATAAATGCCATAAGTAGAGGTATAAATACCTATACAGATTATGATGAATTTTTAAAAGTTGCTGAGAATCCAGAGTTGAGAATAATTACATCTAATACCACAGAGGCAGGAATTGCATTTGACGAAGACGATGAACTTACAGATAGACCTCAGACTAGCTTTCCAGGAAAGTTAACTGCATTTTTATATCATAGATATAAATCTTTTAACGGAGATAATAATAAAGGGTTTATAATATTACCCTGTGAATTAATAGATAAGAATGGACAGAAACTTAAAGAAATAATTTTAAAGTATGCAGAAAAATGGCATCTAGATAAAGGATTTATAGACTGGATAAACAATGCCAATACCTTTTGCAATACCCTTGTAGATAGGATAGTTCCCGGTTATCCTAAAGATAAGATAGATAAAATAACAGAGGAATTGGGCTACGAAGATGCTTTAGTAGCAGAGGGAGAAGTATTCCATTTGTGGGTAATAGAAGGTCCTAAGTGGATAAAAGATGAGTTTCCTGTGGATAAAGCAGGATTAAATGTGCTAGTTGTGGATGATATGACTCCATATAGAACTAGAAAGGTAAGGATATTAAATGGAGCTCATACAAGCATGGTGCCAGTAGGTTATTTATATGGTTTAGAGACAGTAAAAGAAGCAGTGGAAGATGAAGTGATCGGTAAATTTGTAAAGAAAGCTATATTTGAAGATATAATTCCTACCCTAGATTTATCGGAGAAAGAGCTTACTGACTTTGCAAATGATGTATTAGATAGATTTAAAAACCCATATATAAAACATAGACTTATAAGTATCTCTTTAAATTCCATGTCTAAATATAAAACTAGAGTATTGCCCTCTGTATTCAAATATAAAGAAATAAAAGGAGCATTACCCAATAGATTAGTATTTTCATTGGCGGCCCTTATAAGGTTTTATAAGGGAGAAATAAATGGTGAGCATATAGATTTATCAGACAATGAAGACATATTACAATTGTACAAAGGTCTTTGGGGAAATTATGATGGAACTAAAGAATATTTAGAAAAGATTGTAGAAGAAGTATTAGCATATGAAAAAAATTGGGATATGGACTTAAATAATGTAGATGGGTTAAAAGAAATGGTTTTGGAATACCTAGTAGATATAGAGAAAAAAGGGATTACTGAAGCTGTAAAGGAGTTAATGAGTAACAGCTAA
- a CDS encoding glucuronate isomerase: MAIKDKEMLKKVVENTVEEVKITDIHTHIYSKDFGELLLWGIDELLVYHYLVAEFFRYSSIEYDEFFKKTKREQADLIWQTLFIEHSPVSESVRGVLTVLKKLGLDVESRNLDEYRQYFDSMELNDYIDKVFEISGVKEVVMTNDPFDDKESPVWNEIGNNDSRFKAALRIDPLLNSYEDSYNRLVEWGYNVTKDLDQNSIEEVKRFLADNVKKMDALYMAVSLPPSFCIPEDSLRSRLVENCVIPVCRELNIPFAMMIGVNKLVNYKLQLAGDSVGKGNIRTVEYLCNTYPENKFMVTMLSKENQHELAITARKFRNLMIFGCWWFLNNPSIIEEMTRIRMETLGLSFIPQHSDARVLDQLIYKWDHSKKIISKILIDKYSDIMDNDWTITEEEIKRDIDNIFSNNFWEFLNK; this comes from the coding sequence ATGGCTATAAAAGATAAAGAAATGTTAAAAAAGGTTGTAGAAAATACAGTTGAAGAGGTGAAGATTACTGATATTCATACCCATATATATTCTAAAGATTTCGGAGAACTTTTGTTATGGGGAATAGATGAACTATTAGTATATCATTATCTTGTTGCAGAATTTTTCAGATATTCTTCCATAGAGTATGATGAATTTTTCAAAAAAACTAAGAGAGAACAGGCCGATTTAATATGGCAGACACTATTTATTGAGCACTCTCCCGTAAGTGAGTCTGTAAGGGGAGTATTGACTGTACTTAAAAAATTGGGATTAGATGTAGAGTCTAGAAATCTTGATGAGTATAGACAATATTTTGACTCCATGGAATTAAATGATTATATTGATAAGGTATTTGAAATATCAGGTGTTAAAGAAGTAGTAATGACTAATGACCCCTTTGATGATAAAGAAAGCCCTGTATGGAATGAGATAGGAAATAATGATAGTAGATTTAAGGCTGCATTGAGGATTGATCCATTGCTAAATAGCTATGAAGACTCATATAACAGATTAGTTGAATGGGGATACAATGTAACTAAAGATTTGGATCAAAATTCTATAGAAGAAGTTAAAAGATTTTTAGCAGACAATGTAAAGAAGATGGATGCACTATATATGGCAGTATCTTTACCACCAAGCTTTTGTATACCAGAGGATTCTCTTAGGTCAAGACTGGTAGAAAATTGTGTTATACCTGTATGTAGAGAATTAAACATCCCCTTTGCAATGATGATAGGAGTTAATAAATTAGTAAATTATAAACTTCAATTAGCTGGAGATTCTGTTGGCAAAGGAAATATAAGAACAGTAGAATATCTATGTAATACTTATCCTGAAAACAAGTTTATGGTTACTATGTTATCTAAAGAAAATCAACACGAATTAGCTATAACGGCGAGGAAGTTTAGAAATCTTATGATATTTGGATGTTGGTGGTTCTTAAATAATCCTAGCATAATAGAAGAAATGACAAGGATAAGAATGGAGACATTGGGGTTATCTTTTATACCTCAACATTCTGATGCTAGGGTCCTTGACCAATTAATATATAAATGGGATCATTCAAAGAAGATTATATCAAAGATACTTATAGATAAATATAGTGACATAATGGATAATGATTGGACAATAACAGAAGAAGAAATAAAAAGAGATATCGATAATATATTCTCTAATAATTTTTGGGAGTTCTTAAATAAATAA
- a CDS encoding NUDIX hydrolase: protein MELENINKILNKRKECPMGINESFSVLLPLIDIDGELHLIYEIRAEHLETQPGEISFPGGMVEWGETHEEAAVRETEEELNISRKNIEIIGKTDFLITPFNIAIYPFVGVIKNVDLKDIRFSKCEVDDIFTVPLKFFLSEGPLEHFLYMEPKPEREFPYHMVQRGKAYDWRIGKYPVLFYEYNNYIIWGITARITRNFIDILKYSF, encoded by the coding sequence ATGGAATTAGAAAATATAAATAAAATATTGAATAAAAGAAAAGAATGTCCTATGGGGATTAATGAAAGCTTTTCTGTGCTATTGCCATTGATAGATATAGATGGAGAATTACATCTAATATATGAAATAAGAGCAGAACATCTGGAGACACAGCCAGGAGAGATATCCTTTCCCGGGGGAATGGTGGAATGGGGAGAAACCCATGAAGAAGCAGCCGTAAGGGAAACGGAAGAAGAACTTAATATATCTAGAAAAAATATAGAGATTATAGGTAAAACAGATTTTCTTATAACACCATTTAATATAGCAATATATCCCTTTGTGGGAGTTATAAAAAATGTAGATTTAAAGGATATAAGATTTAGTAAATGTGAAGTTGATGATATATTTACTGTACCATTAAAATTTTTCTTGTCAGAAGGACCATTGGAGCATTTTCTCTATATGGAACCTAAACCTGAAAGAGAATTTCCCTACCATATGGTTCAACGAGGTAAGGCATATGATTGGAGAATAGGCAAGTATCCTGTATTATTTTATGAATATAATAACTATATAATATGGGGAATAACTGCCAGAATAACTAGAAATTTTATAGATATATTGAAATATAGCTTTTAG
- a CDS encoding D-2-hydroxyacid dehydrogenase, with the protein MSKVLINLNLPFMEFSKDYVEQLRKNYSQYEFIVCNTKDDVLNNIHDAEVLITFKFDKEMLDRSNNNLKWVQGASAGVDFMPLEDMGKRGMILTNGRGIHKVQMAEYAIMAMIMLSRNFHVMVRDQFNNVWGKNIVQGEINGATVGILGLGSIGRETAKKASLMGMNVIGLKNTKADVPYVNEVYGPEEMEILFEKSDYVINLLPYTEETEKIIDQKYFNIMKESASFINIGRGKTVNEKDLINALENESIKAAVMDVFYEEPLDENNPLWSLENVIITPHICGQSTKYMDRLFDIVEQNIKAYVKGNKDDMINLVDLNKGY; encoded by the coding sequence ATGTCAAAGGTATTGATTAATTTAAATTTACCATTTATGGAATTTTCCAAAGATTATGTAGAACAGTTGAGGAAAAATTATAGCCAGTATGAGTTTATAGTATGCAATACTAAAGATGATGTATTGAATAATATTCATGATGCAGAGGTATTAATAACATTTAAATTTGATAAAGAAATGTTAGATAGGTCCAATAATAACTTAAAATGGGTGCAAGGTGCCAGTGCAGGGGTAGATTTTATGCCTTTGGAAGATATGGGAAAGAGAGGTATGATTTTAACCAATGGTAGAGGAATACATAAGGTACAGATGGCTGAATATGCCATAATGGCTATGATTATGCTTTCAAGGAATTTCCATGTGATGGTTAGGGATCAGTTTAATAATGTTTGGGGTAAAAATATAGTTCAAGGAGAAATAAATGGAGCTACAGTAGGTATTTTAGGATTGGGAAGTATAGGTAGAGAGACCGCCAAAAAGGCATCACTCATGGGAATGAATGTAATAGGGTTAAAGAATACTAAGGCTGATGTACCCTATGTAAATGAAGTATATGGACCAGAAGAGATGGAGATATTATTTGAGAAAAGTGATTATGTAATAAATTTATTACCGTATACGGAAGAGACAGAAAAAATAATAGATCAGAAATATTTTAATATAATGAAGGAAAGTGCTTCTTTTATAAATATAGGCAGAGGAAAAACAGTTAATGAAAAGGACTTAATAAATGCATTAGAGAATGAGTCAATAAAAGCTGCAGTTATGGACGTATTTTATGAAGAACCTTTAGATGAAAATAATCCGTTGTGGAGTCTAGAAAATGTAATCATAACTCCCCATATATGTGGTCAATCCACAAAATATATGGATAGGTTATTTGATATAGTAGAACAGAATATTAAGGCATATGTAAAAGGAAATAAGGATGATATGATAAACTTAGTAGATTTAAATAAAGGATATTAA
- a CDS encoding CAP domain-containing protein, with the protein MKRKKFKLLVPSILTGLMVLNSSLAFGSDCTYDINRGQINKDVSRIVLSMKGQNLDDCTEIQNQGTRYKTSTNRDLSINWNAIRKFADNDFSRFYKKDVENNNSTTRPKDKPSTNNNIIIENNKKTSTNNDVVIENSEKPSTNNNVTIENSEKPSTNNNVTIENSEKPSTNNNVITTSNSIQMQIVNLVNAERSKAGLEPLKYSAELSKVAQTKSQDMSDKGYFSHTSPTYGSPFDMMKQFGISYSYAGENIAMGQRSAEQVMNGWMNSAGHRKNILSPNFTEIGVGYVVNKNGTPYWTQMFIRP; encoded by the coding sequence ATGAAAAGAAAGAAGTTTAAGCTTTTAGTCCCGTCTATATTGACTGGATTAATGGTTTTAAATTCAAGTTTAGCATTTGGTAGTGATTGTACTTATGACATAAATAGAGGGCAAATAAACAAAGATGTATCTAGGATTGTATTAAGTATGAAAGGCCAAAATCTAGATGATTGCACTGAAATCCAAAACCAAGGTACCAGATATAAGACCTCAACTAATAGGGATCTTAGTATCAATTGGAATGCAATAAGAAAATTTGCAGACAATGACTTTTCTAGATTCTATAAAAAAGATGTAGAAAACAATAATTCTACAACAAGACCTAAGGACAAGCCCTCAACAAACAATAACATAATAATTGAAAACAATAAAAAAACTTCAACAAACAATGACGTAGTAATTGAAAACAGTGAAAAACCTTCAACAAACAATAACGTAACAATTGAAAACAGTGAAAAACCTTCAACAAACAATAACGTAACAATCGAAAACAGTGAAAAACCTTCAACAAACAACAACGTAATCACCACTTCAAATTCTATACAAATGCAAATAGTAAATCTTGTTAATGCTGAAAGAAGCAAGGCTGGTCTTGAACCATTAAAATATAGTGCAGAATTATCAAAAGTTGCACAAACTAAATCTCAAGACATGAGTGATAAAGGATACTTCAGTCATACATCACCAACTTATGGTAGTCCCTTTGATATGATGAAACAATTTGGTATCAGCTACTCATATGCTGGTGAAAATATAGCTATGGGGCAAAGAAGTGCAGAACAAGTTATGAATGGTTGGATGAATTCAGCAGGACATAGAAAAAACATCCTTTCTCCTAACTTTACAGAGATAGGTGTAGGGTATGTTGTAAATAAAAATGGTACTCCTTATTGGACACAAATGTTCATTAGACCATAG
- a CDS encoding GAF domain-containing protein produces the protein MSGVISEESDWIASTSNAASLLGLLMDDINWAGFYFHRKKELILGPFQGRPACTRIPIGQGVCGTAAETLETQVVPDVNKFPGHIACDIESQSEIVIPIVNDEKLIGVLDIDSPTKNRFDQQDKKYLEEFVEILNKYIKWEVI, from the coding sequence TTGTCTGGAGTTATATCTGAAGAGTCTGATTGGATTGCAAGTACATCTAATGCTGCAAGTTTATTGGGGCTTCTAATGGATGATATAAATTGGGCAGGGTTTTATTTTCACAGAAAAAAAGAGTTGATTTTAGGACCATTTCAAGGCCGACCTGCATGTACCCGTATACCAATAGGACAAGGAGTTTGTGGAACAGCAGCAGAAACCTTAGAAACTCAAGTTGTACCTGATGTAAATAAATTTCCAGGACATATAGCATGTGATATAGAATCACAATCAGAGATAGTTATTCCAATAGTAAATGATGAAAAGTTGATAGGGGTGCTAGATATAGACAGTCCCACTAAAAATAGATTTGATCAACAAGATAAAAAGTACTTAGAAGAATTTGTAGAAATACTTAATAAATATATAAAATGGGAAGTAATTTAG
- the tyrS gene encoding tyrosine--tRNA ligase, whose protein sequence is MERNVYDVLKERGFIEQATHEDEIRELLGKESVTFYVGFDPTGDSLHLGHFVQIMVMMHLQRAGHRPIALVGGGTAMVGDPSGRSDIRKMLTVDQINHNANRITEQLSKYLVIDGENGLSVNNADWLRNLNYIEFLRDIGKNFSVNRMLTAECFKSRMEKGLSFLEFNYMIMQSYDFLELYRRYGCQLQLGGNDQWSNIISGADLIRRMEGKPAYGLTFKLLTTSEGKKMGKTEAGALWIDPEQASPYRMYQYLRNIDDADVENCLCLLTFLPMDEIKRLSSLEGAEINKAKEILAYEFTKIVHGEEEAKKAQDTAKSLFGQGKATDSMPSTDIEKSKFNEGMDVLTLLNELELTSSKSEGRRLVKQGGIYVNDNRVEDIDLNITLDDFKDGKIIIRKGKKVYHQVNII, encoded by the coding sequence ATGGAAAGAAATGTTTATGATGTGTTAAAAGAAAGGGGCTTTATTGAGCAGGCAACCCATGAAGATGAAATAAGAGAATTATTAGGTAAAGAATCAGTAACATTTTATGTAGGATTTGACCCTACAGGAGATAGTTTGCATTTAGGACATTTTGTTCAGATCATGGTTATGATGCATCTTCAAAGGGCTGGACATAGACCTATAGCTTTAGTTGGAGGCGGTACTGCAATGGTAGGAGATCCCTCTGGCAGAAGTGATATTAGAAAGATGCTCACTGTTGACCAAATAAACCACAATGCAAATAGAATAACTGAACAATTATCTAAGTATTTGGTTATAGATGGAGAAAACGGATTATCAGTAAACAACGCTGATTGGCTTAGGAATCTAAACTATATTGAATTTTTAAGGGACATTGGAAAGAATTTCTCTGTAAATAGAATGCTTACTGCAGAATGTTTTAAATCTAGAATGGAAAAAGGACTTTCATTCTTAGAATTCAACTACATGATTATGCAATCCTATGACTTCTTAGAATTATATAGAAGATATGGTTGTCAGCTACAATTAGGTGGCAATGATCAATGGTCAAATATTATTTCAGGGGCTGACTTAATAAGAAGAATGGAAGGAAAACCTGCATACGGTCTAACATTTAAACTTCTTACAACTAGTGAAGGCAAAAAAATGGGTAAAACTGAAGCTGGTGCCCTTTGGATAGATCCTGAACAGGCATCACCATATAGAATGTATCAATATTTGAGAAATATAGATGATGCAGATGTGGAAAATTGTCTATGTCTATTGACATTTTTACCTATGGATGAAATTAAAAGATTATCTTCTTTAGAAGGAGCAGAAATCAATAAAGCTAAAGAAATACTCGCATATGAATTTACTAAAATAGTCCATGGAGAAGAGGAAGCTAAAAAAGCACAGGATACAGCTAAGTCTCTATTTGGTCAAGGTAAAGCCACTGATTCTATGCCATCTACCGATATAGAAAAATCTAAATTTAATGAAGGCATGGATGTGCTTACTTTGCTTAATGAATTAGAACTTACATCTTCAAAAAGTGAAGGTAGAAGATTAGTTAAACAAGGTGGTATCTATGTAAATGACAATAGAGTAGAAGATATAGATTTAAATATCACATTAGATGATTTTAAAGATGGGAAAATTATTATAAGAAAAGGTAAAAAAGTATATCATCAAGTGAATATTATTTAG
- a CDS encoding class II SORL domain-containing protein — translation MSLGKLLQTGDWKGEKHVPVIHSPEKVKAGEAFELGVSIGDEIKHPNTIEHHISWFKVFFHPEGAKFPVEIGTYNFTAHGEGDILNDPEVKTCVKLSKSGTIHVVSYCNIHGLWESEKEITVE, via the coding sequence ATGAGTTTAGGTAAATTATTACAAACTGGTGATTGGAAAGGTGAAAAACACGTTCCTGTTATACATAGCCCTGAAAAGGTAAAGGCAGGAGAGGCTTTTGAATTAGGAGTTTCAATAGGAGATGAAATTAAACATCCAAATACTATTGAGCATCATATATCATGGTTCAAGGTATTTTTCCATCCAGAGGGAGCAAAATTCCCTGTTGAAATAGGTACTTATAATTTCACTGCCCATGGTGAAGGAGATATATTAAATGATCCTGAAGTTAAGACTTGTGTAAAACTTAGTAAATCAGGTACAATTCATGTAGTTAGCTACTGTAATATACATGGACTTTGGGAAAGCGAAAAAGAAATTACAGTTGAGTAA